The window CCTTACATGATCGATGGCAATCAACCATCACAGGGAAATGCTCAGAAGCCATCTGATTCACAGTTTGACCATGTAGAGAATTTGGAGTGTGTTCCAAACCAAGAAGTATTACCCAGTGAAATCCATAGTAGTCCTGCTGCTACTGCACCCCACAGTGCTGAGCAGTTTGAAACTGGACCCAACCTGGAGACTCCAGATTCAATTCCCAGACCAATGAGATCTGCCAGTGTGTCGTCCAACTACAGCAACATGAGCCATGGGAGTGGAACAGGCACTCGTCGACACCAGGGGGTGGTGGGCACCTTTATTCAACAGGAAAGCTCACGACTCTCTGATGATCCTAATCAGCCtgtcgctgctgctgctgctgcagctggaggcTACTTTGAACAGATTGACACTTCTCCAGCTGGAGATGTGGGTGTACAGCAGAGCTCCCTGGAGCAAATGTGGCCCCCCACGCCTAGCCCTCCCAAACCAACCGGTATTTTTCAGGCCAGTGCTAACAGCTCTTTCGAACCTGTGCGCTCACATGGGGTCGGGGTGCGTCCCGCTGAGATTGACAGGGCTAAAATGGTAGCAGAAGGGGGTGCAGATTGTACACCAGGTAATATGGAGCAGCCACCAGACAATATGGAAAATGTTTATGGCTCAGGGCACCCTCTGCCTGCAGGTCCTGGAGGTGGCGTACCTCCTTTGACACACCCAGTGGTCTATTCTCACTCTCGACCTTCATCCCGTGCTCATGGAGTTAATCAGCCCTGTGAGAGTCCTGCCACTACTCTGTGGGCTCAGAATGATCCTACGACCTTGGGCGGTAACATCCTCCTCGCCCCTGCTGCCCCAATAGTTCTTGCCCCATTACGAGAGCCAAGTGCTGATGTTATCCAACCTCCAGAGGATGGTCCACTGGACCTGCAGCCCTCCCAAAGAACCCAGCCACCTTCACATCAGCACTCAGAGAATCTAGAGAACCCGCCAAAGGTGAGTGAGGCAGAGCCAAGTGACTCTCAAGGCAACCTGGGCTATGCATCTCTCCTTGTGTCTGGCTCGCTTCACCAACCTGTTTTCATTGCCCCGCCAGTGTCCAATTACAGTGTGATTCCCCCTAGTACCACTCCTCAAGCAGCCACTCAAAGTAGCCTTAGGGAAACTACCCCACCTGTGAGATTGATTGCACAGGGGCAGGGTCCCACTACCTCCCAACCAGCTTCAGTAACATGTAATCAAAATCCACTTTTTTCTCCTGGAATCCTGAGTTTCAATGTTTCGGCTTCTAATCAGAGTCCGCTCAATCTGACTCGAGACAACACAGCAGCTACGACATCAGAAATCACAGCATCGCCGCATCCCCAGCCTGTCCGCCCTCCTCTTTCAAGGGGCCAATCAGTGGCTGGAGAGAGTAACTCTGCTCTCCAAGTTAATCTGCAAACTTCTCTTCTGAATGATCCTTCCTCTAATCATAATCAGCCATCAAATTATGAACTGCTTGATTTTTCTATGCACCAATCACAAGCCCAGAGCCAGGCTTCTGGACACCCTTCCTCTCTTCACGAGTCTCCACAATCTAGTAATGGATTTTACCTACAGGTCACCAAAGATGCTCTAAAAGTGGAAGGGAATGCCTCTGTCCAGACTCCAACTTCTTCATCTACCACACAGGTACCACCAGCACCCTCTCAAACAGCTCCAAACACCCAGCAGCCCCCAGCAGAACCTCCTAAGGTATTAGATTCTCAGGCTGCACAGCACGGACAAAAAGATGCTCCTCCTGTTACAGCGAGTGGAGCACAACCCCCCAGTTACCAGTATCCTGCTCCAATACAGGAGCCATCTGCAGGAAATGCTCCTCCTCCTGCTAGTACATACCCTCCTGGGCCTCAAGGTCCTCCAGTGGCTCCACAGACGACTCCTGCGGAGCCACCTCGCCCACCGTCCTCTGCAGGAAGCCATCAAGGCTATGGGCCTCCACCAGCACCGGGTCAGATGTATAGTGGCtattataataattatggaGACTACCCAGATAGCAGAGCACCATATCCTTCTGGCCAGTACCCACCTCCATCTGGGGATCCTAGAGCACAGCCATATTATCAAGTAAGTATAAGGTGTCCTTTTATTTAACCTAGCATgtgaatatttatttcccaATTTCTATAAAGTCCTATATTGGTGCTCTTAGGCGGGGCCATACAGGAACAGAGTAGATCCTTGGTATGGCAGATATGAGGGGCAGACCCAAAGTTATCGTGATCCAAACTACCAGTACAgagagcctcagccagagcgtCCTAACTCTAGAGCCAGCCAGTACTCTGACAGGCCATCATCCAGGTTAGTGAAACTCACAAGATCACTTGCATGGTGTGTACTgtcttttcatgtgtttctgatTTATAAATTGAGTTTTTAAGTATCTTAAGAGGATTTTCCAAGTTAAAGAATTGCCTGCCGTGATGTTGGTTTTGTTGGATGTAAAAAATCTGTGTTAATACATTGTACTACTTCATTCATCATTATCttatctttgattttttttttctctccccttAAGGCAAGGCTATCACGAGGATTACCACAGAGCAAACCAAAGTGCCTATAGTGATTATTATGCAAATTATGCCAAGTACTTTGGAGGTATGGCTCATAGTGTTGAAAGctttgaatatttattttattttttttcttaattcatATCTTTCCCTGTCtctgtttcatattttctgCGTAAAGGATACTATGGACACTATGACCCCAGATATAGAGGATACTATGACCAGTCCTACTGGGCTTATGATGATAGCAGAAGGGGAGACAGCTACAGCAATCAATCTATGTATCCTACCAGGTATGCAGAGAATACTGTTTGCACATCATGGAGTTGTTATAATATTAATGTACATTTACAGTGAGTAATAAAAGGCAGTGTAAGAAGTGTTATTGTTCATGCGTGTCTcatggaaaaagaaaatctaaattCAATTTACAACATTTCACTCACAGGAAGACTGGCTATGAGGACCAGTGGCAGTACTATCCTGGTTACGATGCTAGCTTTGATGAGGACTACCGTCGTCAGGGAGATGCTTATGGTGATGACTTTGACCGGCGCAGTGTCCACAGTGAACAGTCAGTCCACAGCTCCCACAGTCACCACAGCAGACGGAGTAGCTTCAGCTCACGATCGCAACAGgcaatttttttccccacatatGCCTCACAAGTATTCTGTGTATGCAGTTATCTGGCTGAACCACAAATGGAGACCAGGCCAAAATTTATGAGTAATCACTGTAGAAATATTGTTAAAGCAAAAATTAATTTACAAATTCTTtttccatgtatttttttttttaatgtttcatttgcattataaataataattctCTCTCTGTTGCAGAGCCAAGTGTACAGGAGCCAGCCTGACTTGGTGTCAGCAGCATATGACAACACATCATCCACTCTGGCTGTGGATTACTCCTATGGGCAGTACCCAGATCAGACTGATGCATCTCACAACTATAGCCAGTACTATCCCTCTGGGTATACCACCGAAAGCACCTGGATCGCCCCTGAGCAGCGTAAGTGCTGCATCACTCTTTGaagcatttttttcatttctaagGGTCCTTAGCTGAGTTGAATGGTCTGATTCTCTTTGGTTTTTCCCCTCTAGCCCCTCCTCGTCCCGCAACCCCAGAAAAGTTCACCATACCACACCGCTGTGCTCGTTTTGGACCTGGTGGACATCTTGTTCAGGTTCTGCCAAATCTGCCCTCAGCAGGACAGCCTGCTCTAGTTGATATCCACAACCTTGAGGTATGGCTTTAACAGACCATATTTCATTgatatattgttttgtttttttggttggcttttgttgtttgtttattttgggtCTTTTGGAAGATGTTCCTGAAACTGTATTACTCCAGTTTCAATAAACCTAGCAAAAAAGCAGCACTAAAACTAatgagctgtgtgtcttttaaGGAAAAAAGTCCCATTATTTATCTCATTAAGATTATGGCGGATTTACTTTAGCAGacacaaaatgttaaatgtacaACACTAAATGATCTGAAATCACTGACACTTAAAGACCACTAGATTGTATGGGTTGATTCACACAGCTTTTCCCATGAAGTAGGAGAGAGACGAGATGTCTGCTCATAGTCCCAGTAATACTGACCAATAACCTTTGAGCAGTATGCAGGTAAACATCCTGTGCGAAGGGCAAAAGAGAGATTGCATTAGCTAGAATGCAGTCTCAAAACCATCAGCTGTTGTCTAACAGTGATTTAACTTCTTGTTAATTTGAATTTATCTTCATTCATAAACAATGACTAGCAGATAGAACAGTATTGATGATATCCATTATCTTCTGCTAGAAGCCCTGAAGTAACTGTTAGCATTTGCCCGTAAACCTACACTGAATGCTTCTGTGGATTTTTGGGAATATATATGACCATAATCTAAAGGACATCTGAAGAATTATTATATCCTTTGCCTGTATTTATAGACCATGCTGCAGGATACCACTGATCAGGCAGAACTGCGAGCTTTCCCTGGACCTCTTGTCAAGTAAGGGAATTCTACCTTCTTTGTGTTAAGATGTATGTAACCTACTGCACAAGTATCCTGTGGAGGGGGTGGCTACACGCAGGTGGAAAAGGGGGGAGTAGAAGTTTGGAGGGTTGGCTTTTCAGTGGTTGTGCAAAGGAAGGCGACCATTAAAGTTGGAGTTCTAATGTCAATTGTCTGATTATTGGACTAACATTGAAAGCTGAATGCTCTGAGAGATACGGAGAGCCCTTCGCAAACAGCTGCAATCCATTGTTGACAAATATGAAATTGGGGCCGAAGTCTATTATAAAAGGACAGACTGTCATGAGTGGAAAGGTCCAGGTGTGGTCATTGGCCAATGTGTAGTAATATTTGCCAGGCATGGAGGAACCCATGCATGGAGAAAGGAGGAATGTCAGAGTACACCAGTCTAGGCTCAGAAAAGTGGATGAACCACAAGTGGAAATGGAAGAAACTGAAGAGGAAAATCAGATTAAAACAGATGAAAATCTTTTAAAGACCCCAGCAGTGGTACTTGGTGAGGAACACGATTTTTGAAAGCAAAAGTGAGGAGATGGCATCAACAAAAAATGAACTGCTTGGTACTACAGAAAACAGTCCTTCTGTGATCCAGTACAAGCTAGAGAAAGAGGTCCTACACTGTCCCACTCAACCACAGATATAGAAGGACCGAAACTTAAAGTTGgacaaataattaaatacacagacaaagaaacagGTCAAACATATGCTGGAAAAATAATCAGTCGAGCAGGAAAAGCGACTGGGAAACACAAAGTGGTACAACATGGAGTACAGTGAGCCCGAGGAAATTGCTGGATCCCTGGGTTCCATTAATGTGCAGCAAATAAACAACCTCCAAGTGACACCGTCTGAAGATGCCAAGTCATGCACAGACAGAGATGAAAGATTAGTGGTGAAGGAAGACATCTTCTCACAAGCCAAACAAACTGAACTTGACAACTGGAAAAGAAACGATGTGTTTAAAGAGGAGAAAGACAAGGGTCAGAAATGTATATCAACAAGGTGGGTGTGCACACTCAAGGAAACACCAGTGGGCATTGTACCCAAAGCTAGACTGGTTGAGTacgttaaaaattttaatcgcGTTAATCATGATGGCGGCGTTAACACATTTAAGCTGCGTTAACGTGGCTCATTTACCACCGGTAGAAGCACAGAGCAAAGGAACTACATGAAATTGAATAAATGTGTTTATGGCCTGGAAGATGCTTCATTATTCAGGTAAAACAGGGTGAAAGAAACCATGCAGAAGCTGGGGGGCACAGTGTCAAATGTAGATTCAGCTGTCTTCTACTGGCTAGATGATCTCTATAAGGTGACAGGGGTACTTGCATGTCATGTAGATGATTTTATGTGGGGTGGTTCAGACATGTTCTCCACAGTAGTCATCCTCAAACTGGAAGCTGCTTTTCAAGTTGGACGAGAAGAACATAACAGCTTCAGCTACGTCGGGATAGAGCTTCATTCTCTTCAGTACAAGAAgatatgtacatttaaaaacaaaaaacaaaaaaaacctacagCCTATTCCTATTAATCCCACAAGGGCACCACATCCATGATTGGACAGTTACTGTAGGTAGCAAGACAGAGCAGACCCCAAGCACAAAACATGCTACTATTCAGACAATGCACTGCACAAACAAACTGATCAGAAAACTTCAATCAGAGGTGGTTACACTGAGTTTTCAGTACTTGGGAGAAAGCAAATCCCTCAAATTAGTGGTGTTTAGTGATTCCTCGATCGGAGCCCATAACACACTCATTTTCACTCCTCATACGAGAGAGTCAGCACCGCGCTCTCCAAAATGAGAGACTGGGTAGCCCCAGTGTCGTGCAAAATTACAATCGGCACACGATCTTCCTCTTTCCCACTCAGTGAGACGAACCCTTTTGAAATGAAAGGTCAGTAACTGCTGTCAAGGCAGTCATTTCCTGGTTCATCACTGACGGGATTAGGAGTGGACACCGACCGAACGAACCCAACACTTTTTGGCTTTTTCGAGGTTTGAGCTTGCTCTTTGTGGCGAAGCAACGGACAATTGGCAATGAGATGTCCAGTGTCATGGCAATAAAAGTATTCACGACGAGTCATGGTAACTGGATCAGGGCGCGTTTGACTCTTAGGAGAAACCTTTTCATGGTGCACAGCTGAAAACGAAAACTCATCTGCGAGAACAGCAGCTTTAGAATCCACCTTTTGCTCATTGAGATACACAACAACATTCTCAGGGAGACACATTTTGAATTCTTCCAATAGGACCAATTCTCTTAGCTAATAAAATCCTTCACTTTACTCGCAGCTAACCACTGGGCCGCTTTAAAGTGGTTGCAATGCAAAGGCGTTAAAGTAAGAATCAACCTCACTTTCTCTGAAAGGTGACACTAAGGCAACTTGTTTTCTTGCATTGAActggtcagaggagaatgtcTCGGAAGTTTTGCTCACAGGGGTAGACGTAGCATTGTGTTCCTGGGAAGGATCCAGCTCCATAGCCCTTACGCAGAGATGCATAAGCTCAGCTTCTTTGGCTTTAGTCTGAAGCTCCACCTCTTTCAGGCAAAGGGCGAGCTTGATATCCTCTGTAACCATTCCTGCCTGTAACTGACCAGCTGGTTCAATGTTTGGGACCTGAATGGCAGCAGGAGCCTCCGCCCCAGTGTCATCCATCCACTGACAGCTTGTGGGATGGTTGCTGCAGCTTCTGCTCCCACATCCACCACCAAACTTCCAGAAGCATCAACCAGTCCAGGTTTCACCTTCGCAGTTATCCCCTTTTCCACCAGCTGGTCTGCCAGACACTGCTTAATTTCTGCTTTTCGTGCATTTAAGGGGACACTAACATTAAACAAATTAGCCACCAACAACAAATCTGCCTTTGTGCATCATTGCAACTTATCCATGGTGGGCCGTTGTGCAAAATCATCCACATCAAAAGTCATTGTGGCTAGTGTACCCCCTACCCTACCAGAAAACGTCCAACCAAAAGCTGTAGACAAAAAGGAAGTGACGCCACCCTTGTCCCCAAAACCATACCCAGAAGCCAAATTTCAAGTGAAAGGTCGTTTTGTCCAAACTGAAAGCTTAACTCTGGGGTGAACAAacgccaaaataacaaacattcAAAAAGGGAGGTGCTACCTAAAACCTAGGTGAAACCAAACAAACGACAGGTGCTACCCCTAACTCCCTAACTgaataaacaggagaaaacggTGCCCCTATTTACACGTGATCCATAATCTATTTACAAAGCTCAATAATCAGGAAAATCACAGAGGGTTTTGGAGGCCAAGGTcgggtctgctgctgctgctgtcagttgcTGCCCCGGGAGAACTGCTGGTGAGGGATTTTCAAAGCAGCCACATGATCAGGAAGCCAATCAGCAGCAGCCAGCTTTCCAATTAGGAAGAACCTGAAGAGCCTcttaaagacacagacagaaaaaactaaaactaaaacagcCACCAGGATTCAGCTTATGGCCAGGGCCGTAACAGCAATTAAATACATCTAATTCCTAGCCAGAGCCTAAAACTCCCTATTTATATTGAATGCATCATTGActgcttttctgttttaataTTGCATCTTGTCCATCAGGGAAGAGACTCACAAGGTGGACGTGATTAAATTCTCCCAGAACAAAGCATTGGAGTCTTCCCGTGATAACAACCTCTTAGACAGAGACTCTGCCCGCCTCCTCTGGGACTTCATCATGCTGCTATGTAGACAGAATGGGGTAAGACTGTGCAGGCACCACTAAACTTACCATACATTGAAATTAAGGCAAGACTGTGGCTTTTCACATTTGCGTGAGACAACGTTTTAACTCGTACTCTGTTTCCTCAGACTGTTGTGGGCACAGATATTGCTGACCTCTTGCTGAAGGAGCATCGCTCTGTCTGGCTTCCCGGCAAGAGTCCTAATGAAGCCAACTTGATTGATTTTAATAACGAGCCACTGGCGAGAGCCGAGGAAGAGCCTGGAGCCGGACCGCTGTCTCTACTGTCGGACACTTTCATGACTGTCCCAGAAAATTTCGGCAAAGAAACAGAACGCTTCAgggagctgctgctgtttggccGAAAGAAGGTAAAATTGTACATAAGAAATGCAGTATGAGGTATTAACTTGCAAGATTTTAAATACCTAAACTTTGTTGAATTAGGATGCACTAGAAGCAGCCATGAAGGGAGGTCTCTGGGGCCATGCCCTGCTATTGGCCAGTAAGATGGACAACAGGACTCATGCCCGAGTCATGACGAGGTAAAGAATCAGATGTGGGAATAATTAACTTTGGTCCTATTTGTTCTATGattgttattatattattttgtgtgtgtgtctttgttttgtagGTTTGCTAACAGTTTGCCCATAAATGACCCTCTTCAGACAGTATACCAGCTGATGTCGGGGAGGATGCCTGCGTCAGCCACCGTAAGTGTTGTTTTACCCTCCTAAGCCAAACACACTGGAAGTGTTTCACAGTCACTTGTGGACAGGCTCCGATTGCCTAGATGACCCTCTAATGTATTTACTAGCAGGCCATATATCATTCAATGGTATTCTTCACTCTCATTGGTAGTCTCTTCAGTCACTTGCCTGAAAGCTTATTGCAGGTCCTACCCACTTCACCTGTAGTCACTCGAAGGTGCCAAATATCATTCACTTTCTCTGGTGGCAATAAATCGCTTCCAGTATGTACTGTAGCTTTAGacacttgttttaaaaaaaggcgTGTTTATTTTGCCCTCTTGTTCCCACACAGTGCTGCGGGGAGGAGAAGTGGGGAGACTGGCGTCCTCATTTGGCCATGGTGCTGTCAAACCTCACACACACCCTGGATTTGGATACTCGCACAATTACCACAATGGGCGACACACTTGGTAGGGTTTTGTCAAGAATTCAGTAATCAAGAGCGCTGGCAACAAACATGCACCCTTAAACTCTCTCTGCACTCATTTTGTCTCACGCCAGCTTCGAAGGGCCTGGTTGATGCAGCACACTTCTGCTATTTGATGGCTCAAGTTGGTCTTGGCGTTTTCACAAAGAAGAGCACCAAGATGGTCCTGATTGGCTCCAACCACAGGTTAATGCAATAACCACTCCCACGTAGCTCCAAgatgttatatttaaaagtcctCACATTTTATAGAAAACATCATGTGTAACctcatctttgttttttcagtttgcCCTTCTCTCAATTTGCGACTAATGAAGCAATCCAAAGGACTGAAGCCTATGAGTATGCTCAGTCTCTAGGCTCCCAACCTTGTTCGCTGCCCAATTTCCaagtgagtttttttttttttttttaaaccagttgACAAAccaataaataatatttataaaCCAAGAACTTTATACATGACTGcattatttacagtgatgtttATCATGTTATATTACTAAGTATTACTCTCTTCTGTTCTTCTTGTCTCTCATTAGGTGTTTAAATTGATCTATGCATGCCGCTTGGCTGAGGCAGGCTTGAGCGC is drawn from Pelmatolapia mariae isolate MD_Pm_ZW linkage group LG7, Pm_UMD_F_2, whole genome shotgun sequence and contains these coding sequences:
- the sec16a gene encoding protein transport protein Sec16A isoform X1, coding for MQPPPQTGRPGASGPPPSGPNMFRRTRPYKHAAAAPATMPPVAQPMTDPFAFSRAPPPMAAGGLPTVSNSNPAPVQTPSNAMYHQPGSGLPPQPQTLEGATAATSGVTLFNPHSTPPLGPTGYVSSHNEQGYFNSREQIPSAPMATASEPSQTPLNPEFQGQSGPLPVPFQPLPPVTTSSSQWAPDHGSRPPSVQNYFQPTSDPVPQPFNMPPQTQMYPSHSPSPLHNTPTPPTQPAHLQNQASLPSQNPLKPPTSQWPDPNGPQQHNSHFQTQSYFSQSSAAPDLWFNQPPQDSGYHQMGTGMGHPQPLLDAAGSQPATSTGPGPGPSSSTVPAPLPHYQESGTLSMFFKDNDVENEETLSAERNKAVNGIAGTFQLHSNQQAHSSHADVSSDYQGAFLQDHSQVPYMIDGNQPSQGNAQKPSDSQFDHVENLECVPNQEVLPSEIHSSPAATAPHSAEQFETGPNLETPDSIPRPMRSASVSSNYSNMSHGSGTGTRRHQGVVGTFIQQESSRLSDDPNQPVAAAAAAAGGYFEQIDTSPAGDVGVQQSSLEQMWPPTPSPPKPTGIFQASANSSFEPVRSHGVGVRPAEIDRAKMVAEGGADCTPGNMEQPPDNMENVYGSGHPLPAGPGGGVPPLTHPVVYSHSRPSSRAHGVNQPCESPATTLWAQNDPTTLGGNILLAPAAPIVLAPLREPSADVIQPPEDGPLDLQPSQRTQPPSHQHSENLENPPKVSEAEPSDSQGNLGYASLLVSGSLHQPVFIAPPVSNYSVIPPSTTPQAATQSSLRETTPPVRLIAQGQGPTTSQPASVTCNQNPLFSPGILSFNVSASNQSPLNLTRDNTAATTSEITASPHPQPVRPPLSRGQSVAGESNSALQVNLQTSLLNDPSSNHNQPSNYELLDFSMHQSQAQSQASGHPSSLHESPQSSNGFYLQVTKDALKVEGNASVQTPTSSSTTQVPPAPSQTAPNTQQPPAEPPKVLDSQAAQHGQKDAPPVTASGAQPPSYQYPAPIQEPSAGNAPPPASTYPPGPQGPPVAPQTTPAEPPRPPSSAGSHQGYGPPPAPGQMYSGYYNNYGDYPDSRAPYPSGQYPPPSGDPRAQPYYQAGPYRNRVDPWYGRYEGQTQSYRDPNYQYREPQPERPNSRASQYSDRPSSRQGYHEDYHRANQSAYSDYYANYAKYFGGYYGHYDPRYRGYYDQSYWAYDDSRRGDSYSNQSMYPTRKTGYEDQWQYYPGYDASFDEDYRRQGDAYGDDFDRRSVHSEQSVHSSHSHHSRRSSFSSRSQQSQVYRSQPDLVSAAYDNTSSTLAVDYSYGQYPDQTDASHNYSQYYPSGYTTESTWIAPEQPPPRPATPEKFTIPHRCARFGPGGHLVQVLPNLPSAGQPALVDIHNLETMLQDTTDQAELRAFPGPLVKEETHKVDVIKFSQNKALESSRDNNLLDRDSARLLWDFIMLLCRQNGTVVGTDIADLLLKEHRSVWLPGKSPNEANLIDFNNEPLARAEEEPGAGPLSLLSDTFMTVPENFGKETERFRELLLFGRKKDALEAAMKGGLWGHALLLASKMDNRTHARVMTRFANSLPINDPLQTVYQLMSGRMPASATCCGEEKWGDWRPHLAMVLSNLTHTLDLDTRTITTMGDTLASKGLVDAAHFCYLMAQVGLGVFTKKSTKMVLIGSNHSLPFSQFATNEAIQRTEAYEYAQSLGSQPCSLPNFQVFKLIYACRLAEAGLSAQAFHYCEVISKTVLMQPSYYSPVFISQIIQMSEKLRFFDPQLKEKPEQELFIEPEWLIRLRQLDGQIKTGLITYNADRTTPTQFECSSPSSDLDHPSPPNSMSLDNPAPDNPLMSSLLPGSPPQGVQLMPPAPTSILQDGMAPPQFSPSSDLPQYYPVPTSGPQAQIPFPNYPPQDPGFAPPTFQPQPEQSDMYPGAHQQQFPPHQVTQMSPHMHPQMPHSPIHPPAQLAQHMPPHMPPSPGHMPPVEQPPRSPVEMPNIQSMPSSPRRTSLTPQKDFYDQMAKMGHGRPRTTSQSSLHLSSGRRSRTTSESSTHSGGRERSNSTVVQASPPPPSIPEQPIKEEAKKVKKDSPKKKGVGWLGWIIGKGKNEAHLPDDKNKSIVWDEKKQRWVDLNEPEEESKPPPPPPSVFPKMPQVPGPGGPAAPPSSGPPVNMFSRKAGTKSRYVDVLNPSRAAKPGGPAPAPADIFAPLAPMPIPTNLFVPSSAPDDQQPLEGSEGGNQEQNSPNTSAGPQMFTPMLLPPAPEGPPVPDGSHSGELSRSSSMSSLSREVSQHLNQSDHAQGTAPAGGVTFYNPSQFAQTSAPSGVRSGRLGGPRQYPVMK